TGTCGCTGGGCCAGAGCGTGCCCAACCCCAGCCGCCTGGGCGACCCTTCCGAATATGCGCAGCTGGCGCAGCAGATCGTCGAGAACCCCTACCTGAACGGCGAGGTCATTCGCATCGACGCCGCGCTCCGGATGCCACCGCGATGAGCACACACCACCACCCCCTCGCGAAGCTCGGCTTCGCCCTCCTGGTCCTCGGTGCCGCCCTCAGCGTGGGCTGCGGCGGAAGCGTGAGCGGCAGCCTGCGCGACGCCGAAGACGCGGGCAGCGCGCCCGCCGGCATGAGCGTGGTCTACGACGACCACTCGGCCGGCTTCGGCGGCGAGCGCATCGAGCTGGACGCCGAGGGCGTGCTCACGCTGCGCCGCTACCGGCCCGCGCTGGGCGGTGAGCCCGAGGTGGCCGCCACGGTGCGCGGGCAGCTCGCGCCCGAGCGGCGCATGGAGCTCATCACGCTGCTGGTGGAGATCGAGGCGTGGAGCCAGCACGACATGCCCGAGACGTCCATCAACGACGCGCGCGCCTCGCTCGAGCTGCGCGTGGGCAGCGACCGCTCGCGCATCTGGGAGTGGGCCGACGACCTGGATGCCAACGAGCGCCTGAGCCGCGTGGAGCGGCTGCTGATGCGCTTCGCGGCGGACCTCGAAGCCGAGACGGCGGGCGGCGAAGGCGCGCCCACCAGCGGCGGTGAAGCCCCGGTGGAAGGCGAAGAGCCGAACGACGAGCGCGCCGTTCCGGGGGTGGCCCCGGTGCAGATCACCGACCAGACGCGTCCGCGCCGATGAGCCCGCCGCTGCCGGACACCACGTCAGCAGGTGCTCGGCGGAGGCGGATCCTGACGCTGGCGCTCCCCATCATCGGGGGCATGGTCTCGCAGAACGTGCTCAACCTGGTGGACGCCTACATGGTGGGGCACCTGGGCGATGTGTCGCTGGCGGCCGTGGGCGCGGGCGGCTTCCTCAACTTCGTGACCACGGCGTTCATCCTGGGCGTGTCGGCCGGCGTGCAAGCCATGTCGGCGCGGCGTGTGGGGGAGGGCCGCGTACACGAGACCGCGGTGCCGCTGAACGGTGGCCTGCTGCTGTCCCTCGGGCTGGCGGTGCCCTGGTCGCTGTTCCTGTTCGCGCAGGCGCCCGCGCTGTACTCCGTGGTCACCACCGACCCTGCCGTGGTGGACGCGGGTGTGCCCTACCTGCGCTGGCGCCTGGTGGCCATGGCGCCGTTGGCCATGAACTTCGCGTTCCGGGGGTTCTGGAACGCCACCGATCGCAGCATGTACTACATGGGCTCGCTGGTGGTGATGCACTCCACCAACATCGCGCTCAACGCGGTGCTGATCTATGGCCTCTTCGGCGTTGCTCCCATGGGCGCGGAGGGGGCCGGCCTCGCGTCCGCCATCGCCACCTACCTGGGCTTCTTCGCCTACATGGCGCTCGGCTTCCGCGACGCACGACCGGAGGGCTTCCTGCGCGGCCTGCCCGACCGCGAGACGCTGCGCTCCATGGTGCGCCTGTCCATCCCGGCGGGCCTCCAGCAGCTGTTCTTCGCGGCCGGCATGACGGCCTTCGTAGCCATCGTGGGGCGCATGGGCACGCGCGAGCAGGCGGCCACGCACATCATCATGCAGCTGCTCCTGGTGGGCGTGCTGCCGGGCCTGGGCTTCGGCTTGGCGTCCGCTTCGCTCGTGGGGCAGGCGCTCGGGAGGCGCGACCCCGAAGACGCGCGGCGCTGGGCCTGGGAGGTCACGCGCATCGCCATGGGCGTGGTGTTCGTGGTGGCCCTGCCCGCCATGCTGTGGCCCGCGCGCGTGGCAGGGCTCTTCCTGCGAGACCCCGTCACGCTCGCCCTCGCCACGGGGCCGCTGCGCCTGATCGCGCTCACGCTCTTCGTCGACACCATCGGGTCCGTGCTCATGAACTCCCTGGTGGGCGCGGGCGCCACGCGCGCCGTCATGATCATCGCCACCGGGCTGCAGTGGGGCGTCTTCCTGCCGGCGGCCTACCTCATTGGCCCGGTGCTGGGCCACGGGCTGCTGGCGGTTTTCGCGGCGCAGGTGGTCTACCGCATGCTCCAGAGCGGCGCCTTCGCGTGGCAGTGGCAGCGCGGCGCGTGGCAGCACATCAAGCTCTGAGCCCGAGCCTCCAATCAGCGGGGCAGGTGCTCGGCGGCCACCTCGAGCGCGCGCTTGTCCTCGGGCTCCAGCAACACGCACTGGCAGCTCGCGCAGGCGTCCACGCCCACCACCGTGAAGCCCACCGTCAGCGTGGCGGGGGTCATGGCGTTGCCACACTGCGGGCAGCTCATGTTGGTGACCACGCGCACCCAGCCGCCGCTCGCGTCGGCCGCTGCGCCCAGTGACTCGGCCGCGTTGCTCAAGCTCAGCACCTGGCACTCGCACAGCGAGCAAAGCTGCCGTTCCGAGGCGATGCTGCGGTACGCCCCACCGATCATCTGCGTGGTGAGCGGGGTCTCGCAGCGTGGGCAGCAGCCCCGCGGCGCCGTCCCGTCGCGTCGCGTTCGCAGCACCGTGCAGTGCAGCGACACGTCGCCCAAGTCCACCATGGCGTAGGTGTCGATCTCCACGCCGGTCCCGCGGGCCTTCAGCAGATAGCCGCGCTTGTGCGCCTCCACTTCGAAGCGACCCACGCTCGGGTGGGTGAAGCCCAGCAACTCGTCCTCGCCCGAGGCCGCGTAAAAGCCGCTCACCAGCGCCTCCTGCAGCATCTTCCCATCCGAGGTCCGCACGAATCGCAGTCGCAGTGGCATGGCGCGAGACTACCTCAGAACGCCGCGGGTAGAACGCACTACGCAGACTGCTAAGGTCGCGCCCGTGAAGAAGGCTCTCCCCGGAAAGGCGTTCGCCGTTGGCCTCGTGCTGGCGCTGATCGGCATCATCGCCGCGCTGCTGTGGGGCTACCTGGCGGGCCGCACGCTGCGCGGCGAGATCCTGGTGGAGCTGCCCATCCCGCCGTCCACCCGCACCGACCAGGAGCGCGTCCTGGTTCGGCGCGGCTTCGACCAGCGCCGGCACCTCTTCCTGCTGCGCGAGCGCGATGGGCGCGAGGTGTGGCCCACGCGCGTGGTGCTGTACGGGCTGCAGGAGGGCACCACGCCGGTCATCGCGGGGGACCTGCTGCTGGTGCGCACGCGCCGCTCGAGCGGGCTGCACGAGACGCACGCGTTCCGCGTGGACACGGGCGAGTTCGTCTGGACGGGCGCCACCCCGCTCGCTCCGCTCGACTCCACCGGGGCGCCGGGGCCCACGCTCTTCCTCGATGACGTGGTGACCGAGGTCTACGAGGGCGATCCGGGCGAGCTGATTGGCGTGAACCTGAGCGATGGCGCCGAGGTCTACCGCCAGTCTGTGCGCATCGCCGTGGGCGCAGACGTGGTGCTGGACGGCCAGATCGTCCGGGTTCCGGGCAGCCCGCCGCTCTGTTTTTCGCAACGCTCTGGCGCGCCGACCGACTGCGCGCCATGACCTCCCGTCGGGTGGCCGAGCCAGCTGGCCACGGAGCCACCCGCGACCCTTGACATCGGGGCCCAGAGTTCTTCTGATCCCCGTCCCATTTCAACCCCTCCCCGCGAGCGACCTGTGTCCGGCGGGGAAAGAGAGAAGAGAAGCATGCTGACGATCGGCGATAAGTTCCCTGCGTTCAACCTCCAGGCGTGTGTGTCCCGCGAGAAGGGCAAGGAATTCCAGGAGCTCACCGAGAAGAGCTACAAGGACAAGTGGCTCGTGGTGTTCTTCTGGCCCATGGACTTCACGTTCATCTGCCCCACCGAGATCGCCGAGTTCGGCCGCAAGAACGCCGACTTCGCGGACCGCGACGCGCAGCTCCTGGGCGCCAGCACCGACACGCACTTCGTGCACCTCGCGTGGCGCAACAACCACGAGGACCTGAAGGACCTCCCGTTCCCCATGCTGGCCGACACCAAGCACGAGCTGTCGCGCGAGCTGGGCATCCTCCACAAGCAGGCCGGCGTCTGCCTGCGCGCCACGTTCATCGTGGACCCCGAGGGCATCATCCGCTGGGTGAGCGTCAACGACCTCTCGGTCGGCCGCTCCATCCCCGAAGTGCTGCGCGTCCTCGACGGTCTCCAGACCGACGAGCTCTGCCCCTGCAACTGGGAAAAGGGCGAGACGACCCTCGGCAAAGCATGAAAGCCCTCGAAGAGCTGAGGGCTGGGATCCCCGAGTACGCCAAGGATCTCAAGCTGAACCTGCAGTCGGTGCTGACCCAGTCCTCGCTCGACGAGACGCAGCGCTGGGGTGTGGCCGTGGCCACCGCCATTGCCACGCGCAACGCCAAGCTGCGCGAAGCCACCCTTCTGGACGCTGCCAACCACGTGAGCGCCGAGGTCATCGACGACGCGCGCGCCGTGGCGTCCATGATGGGCATGAACAACGTGTACTACCGCTTCCGCCACTTCATGGGCGAGAGCGAGTACAAGAACATGCGCGCCAACCTGCGCATGCACCGCGTGGGCAAGCCGCTGGCCGACAAGCTCGGCTTCGAGCTGATGAGCCTGGCGGTCAGCGCCATCGGCGGCTGCGAGATGTGCGTGAAGAGCCACGAGGCCGTGGTCACCGAGGGCGGGCTGACGCGCGAGCAGGTGCACGACGCGGTGCGCATCGCGGCGGTCATGCAGGGCGTCGCGGTCGCGCTCGACCAATAGGGGCGTGCGAGCGCCGGAGGTGGGCCGTCACGTGCACTCGGTCAACCGGTGCGGGAGCCACCCGCACCAGTTGGCTTCGCGCGGCGACTCCGATGGGCGGCGACGCCCAATGCGACCCATAGAGTGACGCGGCGGCTTGATGTGATCAACGAGCCGTCCCGTCGTGTTCCGTGGTACTCGGTCTCTGTCGACGAATGCTCTTCGTACCGTACGCGGTAGACAATATCGAACCCTGCAAGTGTCGCGCGGAGCTTTAACTCTTCAAGCGCCGCGCTCCTCTCACGGAACCGCCCCGAGCTCAGGTCCGCTGTCGACCGATCTGCGTCTACGGGGACTCTTCCCTGGTAGGTCGCCGGCCACGTATCCAGGGAGGAGACGGCGCTCGTGGCCCGGGCCAGGCGCTCTAACGCGGGCTCGACGATGCTGTTCATGCACGAACCGCAGTGGTCTCCAGGAGGGTACGGAGGGGATCCCCAAGCACTGGCTGCAGCGGGCACCGATTCCACGCAGGAGGCGCAGTGCGTCCCACCGCAGGACGTACATGGATGCCGCCACCGGAATAGACCGAACGCGACCCCACACGTCTTGCAGCTGCCGGGCTTGGCCATTGGCGTAAGGTAGTCCGGGTCTCGCGCAGATTCCATAGCCTACCTCCCGTTGCGCGCGGCCCTGCAGCGCCAAGGCGTCTGCCCGACGTGTGGCCAGCGAGCGGACGCGCTCTCCATCTGGGCGCCCGATCTCATCATCACGGAGACCGAGGTCACGTGTGCTGCGAACCACGCGTGGGATCCGTACTAGCGTCGGCGTGGACCGAGGCTTGGAGGTTCATCGACCCTTGACCCACGCTGCGCGATGACTCGGTTCATCTCCTCGATGCTGACCGCATCCGCAATGCACTTGCCAAACGTGCCCTTGAGGCCTCTCACGGAGCGCGTGGCCGCCGTGAACTCGTAGCGGCCTGGCGCGACTTCGATGAACTCCACCCGGTCCCCCGCCGTTAGCTGGAGCGCGTGGCGCACCTCTGCCGGGATGGTGATCCGGCCCCTGCTGGATACGGTGGCGGTGCTCATCGAGTCTCGA
This portion of the Sandaracinaceae bacterium genome encodes:
- a CDS encoding MATE family efflux transporter, yielding MSPPLPDTTSAGARRRRILTLALPIIGGMVSQNVLNLVDAYMVGHLGDVSLAAVGAGGFLNFVTTAFILGVSAGVQAMSARRVGEGRVHETAVPLNGGLLLSLGLAVPWSLFLFAQAPALYSVVTTDPAVVDAGVPYLRWRLVAMAPLAMNFAFRGFWNATDRSMYYMGSLVVMHSTNIALNAVLIYGLFGVAPMGAEGAGLASAIATYLGFFAYMALGFRDARPEGFLRGLPDRETLRSMVRLSIPAGLQQLFFAAGMTAFVAIVGRMGTREQAATHIIMQLLLVGVLPGLGFGLASASLVGQALGRRDPEDARRWAWEVTRIAMGVVFVVALPAMLWPARVAGLFLRDPVTLALATGPLRLIALTLFVDTIGSVLMNSLVGAGATRAVMIIATGLQWGVFLPAAYLIGPVLGHGLLAVFAAQVVYRMLQSGAFAWQWQRGAWQHIKL
- a CDS encoding PQQ-binding-like beta-propeller repeat protein, giving the protein MKKALPGKAFAVGLVLALIGIIAALLWGYLAGRTLRGEILVELPIPPSTRTDQERVLVRRGFDQRRHLFLLRERDGREVWPTRVVLYGLQEGTTPVIAGDLLLVRTRRSSGLHETHAFRVDTGEFVWTGATPLAPLDSTGAPGPTLFLDDVVTEVYEGDPGELIGVNLSDGAEVYRQSVRIAVGADVVLDGQIVRVPGSPPLCFSQRSGAPTDCAP
- a CDS encoding AbrB/MazE/SpoVT family DNA-binding domain-containing protein, producing the protein MSTATVSSRGRITIPAEVRHALQLTAGDRVEFIEVAPGRYEFTAATRSVRGLKGTFGKCIADAVSIEEMNRVIAQRGSRVDEPPSLGPRRR
- a CDS encoding peroxiredoxin; this translates as MLTIGDKFPAFNLQACVSREKGKEFQELTEKSYKDKWLVVFFWPMDFTFICPTEIAEFGRKNADFADRDAQLLGASTDTHFVHLAWRNNHEDLKDLPFPMLADTKHELSRELGILHKQAGVCLRATFIVDPEGIIRWVSVNDLSVGRSIPEVLRVLDGLQTDELCPCNWEKGETTLGKA
- a CDS encoding carboxymuconolactone decarboxylase family protein; this encodes MKALEELRAGIPEYAKDLKLNLQSVLTQSSLDETQRWGVAVATAIATRNAKLREATLLDAANHVSAEVIDDARAVASMMGMNNVYYRFRHFMGESEYKNMRANLRMHRVGKPLADKLGFELMSLAVSAIGGCEMCVKSHEAVVTEGGLTREQVHDAVRIAAVMQGVAVALDQ